AATCAGTAGCTTCGGCAGACGTGATGTTAGCCCTTGTAGTATGTTAGAATAAAAAAATAAACGGTGCTATGAAGAAGGAGGAGTATGAAAAGATGTCATCATCTGATCAATCCAATTCCAATAAAAAGAACAACCAGTTTACTATTATTAATGATGATTCCACCGATGGTCATGGCGGTTATGGAGCAGGAACGTTAAGCTTAGAAAATATTTCGCCTGTATTTGTCTGTCCTTCAGCTGGAACAGCAGAAGTAGATATGGGAGCACTCCACGCCCGAAGCCAAGTGGAAAAGCGTGTAAAATTCAAGCCGGACAAAAGTATTGTACCAAACCCAACGTTGTACTGGCTCGTATGGGTTACAGTAGAACATAATGAAAATGGACCTTACTATGCAGGTGTAGCTGGCTGTGAAATGCTCGTTGATAAAGAAAATCGTCGCGGCTATAAATCCATGCCAGAACATGTGAACAATATGGATAAATCAATGAAAGGGAAAGTTGTGGTGGAGCAGATGGACGATGAATCCAAGCGTCTATTAGGGGAATTTCTTCATCAGCACAGCGAAGATATGT
Above is a genomic segment from Pontibacillus yanchengensis containing:
- a CDS encoding YwhD family protein, with the protein product MSSSDQSNSNKKNNQFTIINDDSTDGHGGYGAGTLSLENISPVFVCPSAGTAEVDMGALHARSQVEKRVKFKPDKSIVPNPTLYWLVWVTVEHNENGPYYAGVAGCEMLVDKENRRGYKSMPEHVNNMDKSMKGKVVVEQMDDESKRLLGEFLHQHSEDMWNNSPDELKQALEV